AGAGCAGTCGTCAGGAGTATCTGCTTTCCGTGCGGGGAAAATTGGAGGAAGACACAGCCAAATTGCGAAGCATTGTCTCCCGGCTTGAACGTAACGGGAGGACCTATACGGCCGACAAGGTAGTGGAGATTTTCCGCTCAAATTCGGAATGTGGGAGTTTTATCTCGTTTGCCCGGCATATCATCGAGGATTTGAAACGCATAGGTAAGGTGCGTACATCGGAAACCTATGCATCGGCATTGCAGAGCTTTCTCCGTTTTAGAAAGAGACGTGATATCTTCTTCGACGAGATGGATTCTTCCCTGATGGTTGAATACGAATCCGAACTTAGAAGGATGGGGGTATGTCCCAATTCCACCTCTTTCTATATGCGCAATCTCCGTGCCATCTACAACCGTGCGGTTGAAAAAGAGCTGACTCCTCAGAACTATCCGTTTCGTCATGTCTATACCGGCATCGATAAAACCGTCAAACGGGCTGTGCCCTTGAAGGTCATACGGCAGTTGCGCGACTTGGAGCTGAAAGCAAACTCGGTCGATGGGCTGGCCAGAGATCTGTTCTTATTCTCGTTCTACACCCGTGGGATGTCATTTATTGACATGGCTTACTTGAAAAAGTCAGACCTGAGGAATGGCATACTTACTTACCGCAGGCAGAAGACCGGACAGCAGCTCTTCATCAAGTGGGAAAAGCCCATGCAGGATATAGTCGCCAAGTATGACACGTCGGCAACTCCCTATCTGCTGCCGATTATCCGGGACATGAAGACGGACGGCAGACGACAGTATCTGAATGCCTCGCATGTTGTAAATGCACGGTTGAAGAAGCTCGGAGAGCTGCTCAAGCTGCCTATACCGCTGACAAGCTATGTGGCTCGGCATGCCTGGGCTTCCATAGCGAAGAGTAAGAATATACCCGTCTCTATCATCAGTGAGGCTATGGGGCACGACTCGGAGAACACAACACGCATTTATCTCGCCTCTTTGGATACTTCTGTGGTGGACAAGGCGAATCTTGTCATACTTAAATCCCTTTGAT
The nucleotide sequence above comes from Bacteroides sp. AN502(2024). Encoded proteins:
- a CDS encoding tyrosine-type recombinase/integrase; translation: MTTVKVKFRASSTESKEGVLYYRVIHNRMARQISTGSKLYDREWDDVAQDVTLHSGVESSRQEYLLSVRGKLEEDTAKLRSIVSRLERNGRTYTADKVVEIFRSNSECGSFISFARHIIEDLKRIGKVRTSETYASALQSFLRFRKRRDIFFDEMDSSLMVEYESELRRMGVCPNSTSFYMRNLRAIYNRAVEKELTPQNYPFRHVYTGIDKTVKRAVPLKVIRQLRDLELKANSVDGLARDLFLFSFYTRGMSFIDMAYLKKSDLRNGILTYRRQKTGQQLFIKWEKPMQDIVAKYDTSATPYLLPIIRDMKTDGRRQYLNASHVVNARLKKLGELLKLPIPLTSYVARHAWASIAKSKNIPVSIISEAMGHDSENTTRIYLASLDTSVVDKANLVILKSL